In Acinetobacter piscicola, a single window of DNA contains:
- a CDS encoding AMP-binding protein, translated as MSQVRLSYAYGTSQQPLVGMTIGEKFDEACQMYADQDAVISLHQNIRLSYQELQDQVNAFACSLLRLGLQKGDRLAIWSPNCVEWTIAQFAAFKAGIILVNLNPAYKKNELEYVLNKVSCKGLIIASVFKSSDYQQVLTQIAPEIQTAQDKVLNAEKVPHLKYVIKIDEQQHEGIHRFSDLLSQPSQQELKQLQAIAQDLQFDETINIQFTSGTTGNPKGTMLTHNNILNNGYFVGEGIHLTPQDRVCISVPLFHCFGMVMGNLACITHGSTMVYPSAVFNSLASLKAIEQEKCTAAYGVPTMFIAMLEEETFDQFDLSSLRTGIMAGSPCPREIMQRVIDRMHMSEITICYGMTETAPVSMQTSTTDPIECRVGTVGRVKPHLEVKIIDEQGKIVPRGKLGELCVRGYSVMLGYWEDEEKTKEVIDVAKWMHTGDIAEMDEEGFVKIKGRIKDVVIRGGENLFPKEIEDFLYTHPDVSDVQVIGLPDPRYGEELCACIILHDHHQVTEECIRQYCKEHISHNKVPKYVRFFTEFPMTASGKAQKFKLQEFMRNELNLKEIA; from the coding sequence ATGTCGCAAGTACGGTTAAGTTACGCATATGGAACAAGTCAACAACCTTTAGTAGGGATGACGATTGGTGAAAAATTTGATGAAGCATGTCAGATGTATGCTGATCAGGATGCGGTGATCAGTCTTCATCAAAATATCAGGCTCAGTTATCAAGAGCTGCAAGATCAAGTCAATGCCTTTGCCTGTAGTTTATTGCGTTTAGGGCTTCAAAAAGGTGATCGCCTTGCGATTTGGTCTCCCAACTGTGTGGAATGGACGATTGCCCAGTTTGCTGCTTTTAAAGCAGGCATTATTTTGGTCAATCTTAATCCTGCTTATAAAAAAAATGAGTTGGAATACGTACTGAATAAAGTTTCATGTAAAGGGTTGATCATTGCTTCAGTTTTTAAAAGCTCTGATTATCAGCAAGTACTGACTCAAATTGCCCCTGAAATTCAGACTGCACAGGATAAAGTTTTAAATGCTGAGAAAGTTCCTCATTTAAAATATGTGATCAAAATAGATGAGCAACAGCATGAAGGTATTCATCGTTTCTCAGACTTGCTAAGCCAACCTAGCCAACAAGAACTAAAGCAATTACAGGCAATTGCACAAGACCTACAATTTGATGAAACCATTAATATTCAGTTTACTTCGGGTACAACAGGGAATCCCAAAGGGACCATGTTAACCCACAATAATATTTTAAATAATGGTTATTTTGTGGGAGAAGGCATTCATTTAACACCACAAGATCGTGTCTGTATTTCTGTGCCACTGTTTCATTGTTTTGGTATGGTGATGGGTAATCTTGCCTGTATCACGCATGGTTCAACCATGGTGTATCCATCCGCCGTGTTTAATTCGTTGGCAAGCTTAAAAGCCATTGAACAAGAAAAATGTACAGCAGCTTATGGTGTACCGACCATGTTTATTGCCATGCTCGAAGAAGAAACATTTGATCAGTTTGATTTAAGTAGTTTACGTACAGGCATTATGGCCGGTAGTCCATGTCCACGTGAGATCATGCAACGTGTGATTGATCGTATGCATATGAGTGAAATTACCATTTGTTATGGTATGACTGAAACTGCACCTGTCAGTATGCAGACTTCAACCACAGACCCGATTGAATGCCGTGTGGGCACAGTAGGGCGGGTGAAACCTCATCTTGAAGTGAAGATCATCGATGAGCAAGGAAAAATTGTACCTCGTGGCAAACTCGGTGAATTGTGTGTACGTGGTTATTCAGTGATGTTGGGGTATTGGGAAGATGAAGAAAAAACCAAAGAAGTGATTGATGTTGCGAAGTGGATGCATACGGGTGATATTGCTGAAATGGATGAAGAAGGTTTTGTTAAAATTAAAGGGCGCATTAAAGATGTGGTGATTCGTGGCGGAGAAAACTTGTTCCCGAAAGAAATCGAAGACTTCTTATATACCCATCCTGATGTATCTGATGTGCAAGTGATTGGTTTACCTGATCCACGTTATGGTGAGGAGTTATGTGCGTGTATTATTTTACATGATCATCATCAGGTGACAGAAGAATGCATTCGTCAGTATTGTAAGGAGCATATTTCACATAATAAAGTGCCGAAATATGTGCGATTCTTTACTGAGTTTCCGATGACTGCTTCAGGAAAAGCGCAAAAATTTAAACTTCAAGAATTTATGCGTAATGAATTAAATTTAAAAGAAATCGCTTAA
- the plsB gene encoding glycerol-3-phosphate 1-O-acyltransferase PlsB, protein MANNAYQKFYRQFTKKVLDKIVSPQVLGDTQALENTLKEQDAKQLPICYVIQDNSTSNKVLIDNETEKRSLHSAFSALRLKEHQEDDSFLVLEASTHNASAYYPDKLIRLVEYLLKHKEEDILFVPVTILWGRAPENEDSWYKALMADAWTKPTGIKQALNITLYGRENYIEFHQAISLRTLINSALEVAPNFAPAHYVVKQLNQSFNQYKEAILGPDLSDRRNVINKLLTSDVIKEAVLTESIHKKISLQDAEALAKKYLDEIVSDFSYSTLRFAEIALTKLWTQLYDGIQVHNFEVVRELAKDYEIVYTPCHRSHIDYLLLSYVIYKRGLMVPHIAAGINLNMPVVGQLMRGAGAYFIRRSFSGNALYTAVFKEYVHSLLSRNTPLEYFIEGGRSRTGLLLPAKKGMLAMTIQSHLRGNSKPIAFIPTYFGYEKLIEGSSYIKELGGQKKQSESLFGLLKSMQKIEKVFGMVHVNFGEPVFLKPILDKNQVPQHVGLEEDLPSSVKIAVNEVADKILENINKAAVINPVNLIATILLNAPTHALAERDVLLRLEQFRNLLKYHVYDERMQITALSNHEIIQYAIKLKQVEFIEHDNERWLKVCNQQEALLKYFSNNILHTLILPALIAHILTAQSEPHIEKISKDELFNAALQQYPELQKMYFLKWQADEISVEIKHILDYFVTEKLIQIDDQTIFIHQADDTLRLLKAFAHLYTVNSTH, encoded by the coding sequence ATGGCAAACAATGCTTATCAAAAATTTTATCGCCAATTTACCAAAAAAGTTTTAGATAAAATTGTCAGCCCTCAAGTGCTTGGTGATACACAAGCCTTAGAAAATACATTAAAAGAACAAGATGCGAAACAACTGCCGATTTGCTATGTCATTCAAGACAATTCAACGTCAAATAAAGTTCTGATTGATAATGAAACAGAGAAACGCAGCTTACATTCTGCTTTTTCTGCGCTTAGGCTCAAGGAACACCAAGAGGATGATTCTTTTTTAGTACTAGAAGCCTCGACCCACAATGCCTCTGCTTATTATCCAGATAAATTAATACGGTTAGTGGAGTATTTATTAAAGCATAAAGAGGAAGATATTTTATTTGTTCCTGTCACCATTTTGTGGGGACGTGCGCCTGAAAATGAAGACAGTTGGTACAAAGCATTAATGGCAGATGCTTGGACTAAACCGACAGGGATTAAACAAGCGTTAAATATCACCTTATATGGTCGCGAAAATTATATTGAGTTTCATCAAGCCATTTCACTACGTACATTAATCAATAGTGCTTTAGAAGTCGCACCAAACTTTGCACCTGCGCATTATGTCGTTAAACAACTTAACCAGTCTTTTAATCAATATAAAGAAGCTATTTTAGGGCCTGATCTTTCTGACCGCCGTAATGTGATTAACAAATTACTCACCTCGGATGTGATCAAAGAAGCTGTTTTAACTGAAAGTATTCATAAAAAAATAAGTCTGCAAGACGCTGAAGCTTTAGCGAAAAAGTATTTAGATGAAATCGTTTCTGACTTTTCATACTCAACATTGCGTTTTGCTGAAATTGCCCTGACCAAACTCTGGACGCAGCTTTACGATGGTATTCAGGTACATAATTTTGAAGTCGTGCGTGAGCTAGCTAAAGATTATGAAATTGTTTATACGCCATGCCACCGTAGCCATATTGACTATTTATTGTTGTCCTATGTGATTTATAAACGTGGCTTGATGGTGCCGCATATTGCCGCAGGAATTAACCTCAATATGCCTGTCGTGGGACAACTCATGCGTGGGGCGGGTGCTTATTTTATTCGTCGCAGTTTTAGTGGTAATGCACTCTACACAGCTGTTTTTAAAGAATATGTACATAGCCTACTCAGCCGTAATACCCCTTTAGAATATTTTATTGAAGGTGGACGCTCTCGTACAGGTTTATTACTTCCTGCCAAAAAAGGCATGTTGGCAATGACCATTCAAAGTCATTTGCGTGGCAACAGTAAACCAATTGCCTTTATTCCAACCTATTTTGGCTATGAAAAACTGATCGAAGGTTCTTCTTATATTAAAGAACTGGGTGGGCAGAAAAAACAGTCCGAATCACTCTTTGGTTTACTCAAATCGATGCAAAAAATCGAAAAAGTGTTTGGAATGGTGCATGTTAATTTTGGTGAACCTGTATTTCTCAAACCCATTTTAGACAAGAACCAAGTGCCTCAACATGTTGGTTTAGAAGAAGATTTACCTTCATCAGTCAAAATTGCAGTCAATGAAGTTGCCGATAAAATTTTAGAAAATATCAATAAAGCCGCGGTCATTAACCCTGTAAATTTAATTGCGACTATTTTACTGAATGCGCCAACACACGCTTTGGCTGAGCGTGATGTTTTATTACGGCTAGAACAGTTTAGAAATTTACTTAAATATCATGTCTATGATGAAAGAATGCAAATCACAGCGCTTTCAAACCATGAAATTATTCAGTATGCGATTAAACTTAAACAGGTTGAATTTATTGAACATGATAATGAGCGTTGGCTGAAAGTGTGTAACCAACAAGAGGCTTTGCTTAAATATTTTAGCAATAATATTCTGCATACCTTGATTTTACCTGCACTGATTGCTCATATTTTAACAGCACAAAGTGAGCCACACATTGAAAAAATCAGTAAAGACGAATTGTTCAATGCGGCTTTACAACAATATCCTGAACTACAAAAAATGTACTTCTTGAAATGGCAAGCCGATGAAATCAGCGTAGAAATCAAGCATATTTTAGATTATTTTGTGACTGAAAAATTGATTCAGATTGATGATCAAACGATTTTCATTCATCAAGCCGATGATACTTTGCGCTTATTAAAAGCGTTTGCCCATTTGTACACAGTGAACTCAACACATTAA
- a CDS encoding class I SAM-dependent methyltransferase, which produces MAKNFNHPQVVESYDEHIRKLIPGYELIHLQVHALLKARLPERAEVLVVGCGTGHELCYLAAQFPHWRFTAIDPAQNMLEKAKSRLESENLATHVQFLHSDTSGLSHTAQKFDAALSILVSHFIPETEKKFYFQDIYHALKDQAVCLSYDLMQIENIQQLKTLQHLAELTGLSEKQSQAMIERLQDDFCLISNQALHQLLRHIGFKSVENFAQVLNYFGTFAVK; this is translated from the coding sequence ATGGCAAAAAACTTTAATCACCCTCAAGTTGTAGAAAGTTATGATGAGCATATTCGAAAACTCATCCCAGGTTATGAACTGATCCATTTACAAGTTCATGCTTTACTCAAAGCACGCTTACCTGAACGTGCTGAAGTTCTAGTGGTAGGCTGTGGTACAGGGCATGAGCTGTGTTATTTGGCAGCTCAATTTCCACATTGGAGATTTACCGCCATCGATCCTGCTCAAAATATGCTTGAAAAAGCCAAATCACGGCTTGAGTCTGAAAACTTAGCGACACATGTACAGTTTTTGCATAGCGATACCTCAGGGCTGAGTCATACAGCACAAAAATTTGATGCTGCATTGTCCATTTTAGTTTCACATTTTATTCCTGAAACTGAAAAAAAGTTTTATTTTCAAGATATTTATCATGCTTTAAAAGATCAGGCTGTATGTTTGAGCTATGACTTGATGCAAATTGAAAATATACAACAATTGAAAACTTTGCAGCATTTAGCCGAATTGACAGGACTTTCGGAAAAACAAAGCCAAGCCATGATTGAGCGTTTACAAGATGATTTTTGCTTAATTTCGAATCAAGCATTGCATCAGTTATTAAGACATATCGGCTTTAAGTCTGTGGAAAATTTTGCGCAAGTTTTAAATTATTTTGGTACTTTTGCAGTGAAATAA
- a CDS encoding ferredoxin--NADP reductase: MAAFNVEKITHVHHWNDTLFSFKTTRDTSLRFKNGQFVMIGLEVNGKPLMRAYSIASANYEEELEFFSIKVPDGPLTSILQKVKVGDDILISKKSTGTLVLDDLNPGKNLYLLSSGTGLAPFLSTIRDPETYERFEKIIVVHGTRFISELAYQDLILNEVPNHEFFSELGAKEKLIYYPTVTREEFHTQGRVTTAIETGQLFEKIGLPRFNPETDRAMLCGSPAFLDDVAALLDQHGLKESPKMGVLGDYVIERAFVEK, translated from the coding sequence ATGGCTGCTTTCAACGTCGAAAAGATTACTCACGTACACCACTGGAATGACACTTTATTCAGTTTTAAAACAACACGTGACACTTCACTCCGTTTTAAAAATGGTCAATTTGTGATGATTGGGCTTGAAGTGAATGGTAAGCCTTTAATGCGTGCATATTCAATCGCAAGTGCTAACTATGAAGAAGAACTTGAATTCTTCTCAATCAAAGTACCTGATGGTCCTTTAACTTCTATTTTACAAAAAGTAAAAGTAGGCGATGACATTTTAATTTCCAAAAAATCAACAGGTACATTGGTATTGGATGATTTAAATCCGGGTAAAAACTTATACTTATTGTCTTCAGGTACAGGTCTTGCGCCGTTCCTTTCTACCATTCGTGATCCTGAAACATACGAGCGTTTTGAAAAAATCATTGTAGTGCATGGCACTCGTTTTATTTCAGAATTGGCATATCAAGATTTAATTTTAAATGAAGTTCCTAACCATGAATTTTTCTCAGAATTGGGTGCAAAAGAAAAATTAATCTATTACCCAACAGTGACACGTGAAGAATTCCACACCCAAGGTCGTGTAACCACTGCAATTGAAACTGGTCAATTATTTGAAAAAATTGGTTTACCACGTTTCAACCCAGAAACTGACCGTGCAATGCTCTGTGGTAGCCCTGCTTTCCTTGATGATGTTGCAGCATTGCTTGATCAGCATGGCTTAAAAGAATCACCTAAAATGGGTGTGCTCGGTGACTATGTGATCGAACGTGCATTCGTCGAAAAATAA
- the tsaA gene encoding tRNA (N6-threonylcarbamoyladenosine(37)-N6)-methyltransferase TrmO, which produces MSDLCLPIIGYMHSPYQEKFGIPRQPNLVQVESYIEMQAPYNDILAFEGIEAFSHLWLVWQFHENKNSNENHKFRPQVRPPRLGGNQKIGIFATRSMYRPAPIGLSVVQLKHVKKVGKSLRVYVTGSDLLDATPILDIKPYIQYSDAIMDAKSGYAQQEPDRKKVVWSENVQLAFKHLLKIQKITPQMQNELEQVLSLDPRPAYQDDEHRIYKMKFAGLDVSFTVQQDIVHVVDLIAVV; this is translated from the coding sequence ATGTCTGATCTTTGTTTACCTATAATTGGTTATATGCATTCACCTTACCAAGAAAAATTTGGTATTCCTCGCCAACCGAACTTAGTTCAGGTTGAATCTTATATTGAAATGCAAGCACCCTATAATGACATATTGGCTTTTGAAGGAATTGAAGCATTCAGTCACTTATGGTTGGTTTGGCAATTTCATGAAAATAAAAATAGTAATGAAAATCATAAATTTAGACCGCAAGTTAGACCGCCGCGATTGGGGGGGAATCAAAAAATAGGGATCTTTGCCACACGGAGTATGTATCGTCCTGCACCAATAGGTTTGTCTGTAGTACAACTTAAACATGTGAAAAAGGTTGGAAAATCGCTACGGGTTTATGTGACAGGCAGTGACTTATTAGACGCTACACCGATTTTGGATATTAAGCCTTATATTCAGTATTCCGATGCAATCATGGATGCAAAAAGTGGTTATGCTCAGCAAGAACCAGATCGAAAAAAAGTTGTTTGGTCTGAAAATGTACAATTGGCATTCAAGCATTTACTGAAAATACAGAAAATCACTCCACAAATGCAAAATGAACTTGAGCAAGTGTTGTCTTTAGACCCTCGTCCAGCTTATCAAGATGATGAACATCGGATTTATAAAATGAAATTTGCGGGTTTAGATGTAAGTTTTACGGTACAACAAGATATTGTGCATGTCGTGGATCTGATTGCTGTTGTTTAA
- a CDS encoding PilT/PilU family type 4a pilus ATPase: MYTAELLQEAQRYMFHMLSKVVEFGGSDLFISADFPPSIKHQGLMKSLGQPELTAEKAKLFAYSLMNAKQRQDFETELECNFAISVPNVSRFRVNVFQQQLQVGMVIRTITAEIPNFTKLKLPESLKHVIMEKRGLVLVVGGTGSGKSTSLAAMIDYRNENSAGHIITVEDPVEYVHKHKKSMITHREVGVDCHTWHNALKNTLRQAPDVILIGEIRDTETMEHAIAFAETGHLCLGTLHANNANQALDRIINFFPEERRNQLLMDLSSNMKAIISQRLIRTENNDGRRAAVEILLNTPLISDVILKGNFHEIKEIMTKSRELGMQTFDQALFDLYNEGAISYDEALRNADSTNELRLQIKLKATRNQQNGASTATSLSMLHEVEAADEDENAAE, from the coding sequence ATGTATACAGCTGAATTATTGCAAGAAGCACAACGCTATATGTTTCACATGCTTAGTAAAGTGGTTGAATTTGGCGGTTCAGATCTGTTTATTTCGGCAGATTTCCCACCCAGTATTAAGCATCAGGGCTTGATGAAATCTCTAGGGCAACCAGAGCTCACAGCAGAAAAAGCTAAACTTTTTGCTTATAGCCTGATGAATGCCAAACAACGTCAAGATTTTGAAACAGAACTTGAATGTAATTTTGCCATCAGTGTACCTAACGTTTCGCGTTTTCGAGTCAATGTTTTTCAACAACAATTACAAGTCGGTATGGTGATTCGTACCATTACTGCTGAAATTCCAAATTTTACCAAACTGAAATTACCTGAATCACTGAAACATGTGATTATGGAAAAACGTGGCTTGGTCCTTGTGGTGGGTGGGACAGGTTCAGGAAAGTCGACGTCATTGGCAGCGATGATTGACTATCGTAACGAAAATTCAGCAGGGCATATTATTACGGTTGAAGACCCTGTGGAATATGTACATAAGCATAAAAAATCGATGATTACCCATCGTGAAGTTGGTGTAGATTGTCATACTTGGCACAATGCATTGAAAAACACTTTACGTCAGGCGCCTGATGTCATTTTAATTGGTGAGATCCGTGATACAGAAACCATGGAACATGCCATTGCTTTTGCTGAAACAGGACATTTGTGTTTAGGTACTCTGCATGCAAATAATGCCAACCAAGCTTTAGACCGTATTATTAACTTTTTCCCTGAAGAGCGCCGTAATCAGCTGTTAATGGATTTATCATCAAATATGAAAGCCATTATTTCACAGCGTTTGATTCGCACTGAAAATAACGATGGACGTAGAGCAGCAGTTGAAATTTTACTCAATACACCTTTAATTTCCGATGTGATCTTAAAAGGTAATTTTCATGAAATTAAAGAAATCATGACCAAGTCGCGTGAGCTTGGTATGCAAACTTTTGATCAGGCATTATTTGATTTATACAATGAAGGTGCGATTAGTTATGACGAAGCACTGAGAAATGCAGATTCAACCAATGAATTACGTTTACAGATTAAGTTAAAAGCTACACGAAATCAGCAAAATGGGGCATCTACAGCGACCAGTTTAAGTATGTTGCATGAAGTCGAAGCAGCTGATGAAGATGAAAATGCTGCTGAATAA
- a CDS encoding TetR/AcrR family transcriptional regulator — protein MSYKRSSLMQERMEQNRKTILQSARELIAEGGFKDAQIQAIADRAGVSSGLVYRYFANKSQVLIEVLDDAIHVEVDILNHIAAGELTATQKLHKAVTTFVRRAMNSPQLAYSLMFEPVDPELEHGRFRSKQLIKQSMKEILAQGKTTGEFGFEDLNTAALCVVGAMTFVVIEPLNPSRNVMFDESYKDYFVKQIADFCVNAMQSKED, from the coding sequence ATGAGCTATAAACGATCATCTTTAATGCAAGAGCGAATGGAACAAAATCGCAAAACGATTTTGCAGTCTGCACGTGAATTAATTGCTGAAGGTGGATTTAAAGATGCACAGATACAAGCGATTGCTGACCGAGCAGGCGTATCAAGCGGCTTGGTCTATCGTTATTTTGCCAATAAAAGCCAAGTGCTGATAGAGGTGTTAGATGATGCAATCCATGTTGAAGTTGATATTTTGAATCATATTGCGGCAGGTGAGCTCACTGCGACGCAAAAGTTACATAAAGCAGTTACGACTTTTGTTAGGCGTGCAATGAATAGTCCACAACTGGCATATTCACTGATGTTTGAACCTGTCGACCCAGAGTTAGAGCATGGTCGTTTTCGTAGTAAACAATTGATCAAACAAAGCATGAAGGAAATTTTGGCTCAAGGAAAAACCACAGGTGAATTCGGTTTTGAAGATTTAAATACAGCTGCACTTTGTGTAGTGGGTGCAATGACATTTGTGGTGATTGAACCTTTAAATCCTTCAAGAAATGTGATGTTTGATGAGTCCTATAAAGATTATTTTGTGAAACAGATTGCCGATTTTTGTGTAAATGCGATGCAAAGCAAGGAGGATTAA
- the cysK gene encoding cysteine synthase A produces the protein MATDTHFPQTENLGIAVYANNADAIGNTPLVRINRLAAHGATILAKIESRNPAFSVKDRVGAALIEDAEKSGKLKKGMHIVEPTSGNTGIALAYVAAAKGYEITLTMPASMSIERRKVLKALGANLVLTEPAKGMKGAIDEAVRLVTEHPEQYYLPQQFENPANPAIHEKTTGPEIFAATGGKVDILVAGVGTGGTITGISRYFEQVKNQPIYSVAVEPADSPIIGQAKRGEALTPGPHKIQGIGANFIPKNLDLDLVDEVIAIENQEAIDFARQSATQEGIFVGISSGAALAAAAKLAARPENAGKTIVVILPDGGERYLSSVLFEDISAE, from the coding sequence ATGGCGACTGATACTCATTTCCCACAAACTGAAAATCTAGGCATTGCAGTCTATGCCAACAATGCAGATGCAATTGGTAATACACCATTGGTACGCATTAACCGTTTAGCAGCGCATGGTGCAACTATTTTAGCCAAAATTGAAAGTCGTAATCCTGCATTTTCTGTGAAAGACCGTGTTGGGGCAGCTTTGATTGAAGATGCTGAAAAAAGTGGAAAACTGAAAAAAGGGATGCATATCGTAGAACCAACCAGTGGTAATACAGGGATTGCATTGGCGTATGTGGCTGCTGCAAAAGGCTATGAAATTACCTTAACCATGCCTGCAAGTATGAGTATAGAGCGCCGTAAAGTACTGAAAGCATTAGGTGCAAATTTAGTCCTGACTGAGCCTGCAAAAGGCATGAAAGGTGCAATTGATGAAGCTGTACGTTTAGTGACAGAACATCCTGAACAATATTATTTGCCGCAACAATTTGAAAATCCTGCCAATCCAGCTATTCATGAGAAAACCACAGGTCCAGAAATTTTTGCTGCAACAGGCGGTAAAGTTGATATTTTAGTCGCAGGTGTGGGGACTGGTGGAACCATCACGGGTATTTCACGTTATTTTGAGCAAGTGAAAAATCAGCCTATTTACTCTGTTGCTGTTGAACCTGCTGATTCACCAATCATTGGTCAAGCCAAACGTGGAGAAGCACTTACTCCTGGACCTCATAAAATTCAGGGAATTGGTGCAAACTTTATTCCTAAAAATTTAGATTTGGACTTGGTGGATGAAGTCATTGCCATTGAAAATCAAGAAGCGATTGATTTTGCACGTCAGTCAGCGACACAAGAAGGTATTTTTGTAGGAATCTCAAGTGGTGCAGCATTGGCAGCAGCAGCAAAATTGGCTGCACGTCCTGAAAATGCAGGAAAAACCATTGTTGTTATTTTACCTGATGGGGGGGAGCGTTATTTATCGTCTGTGTTGTTTGAGGATATTTCTGCAGAATAA